A genomic stretch from Triplophysa dalaica isolate WHDGS20190420 chromosome 4, ASM1584641v1, whole genome shotgun sequence includes:
- the snx19a gene encoding sorting nexin-19a, with product MPGVDDAGPIPWTLSELLGQRSILGVVVLITWLVLFHLLVNVWLLCIFTSLLVVLFGWLGSRVALNANSLLYLEHFLPMSESPHAHISTDSEQRLDWEIQSAVDKALQEFLLSWYSSFASKGGDEFEWEVRNVMLEAAGELKRRAKLVDRKALAQRVLVLCGGHLQSFSQAKELHQKEREGNSSTLWRLYSKVDMPHPALASPAAQLCYSRALVDLLMHVLIQQSHLETRTGRYMVGELITCNVLLPLVTRISNPDWLNQMIVDVFTKSTGEEETVCPGPQQLPPADLEESCSSFCECDPPINFACPDTSSMQTAWSISTGPLHDSSESSFQSQWSSDENVQRQRSSTVLFPEKMIQNTVELLRSPYRTSRLYGHIDCDLDSPTSEEKKSSIESLEQINSEEETTENFCECISPSDFCGLVCLEEEALGLLGKCFKQNIISEPTSCPERTVEEPAEGPQTQTNDSNPGSLGWDLAGFENIERPVTIHNLQITGAFTAKRQKTNSTLSYTLYSVKYETAADSETSTADQTVLYHIVNRRYSEFFNLQTRLEERPDLKKVIKYVKGPKKLFPELPFSNVDTDKVEARRSQLESFLRKLCAIPEVANSEEVREFLALNTDARTAFQKKPSSSRIDKMMENIVDTLKTAFPRSEPQSPTDEGDPQRKPRLRFSSKMAPSLNVPDLRPKVTYSFSEKCSVLKGFSLSDLEGFLDEQEMQVDGLFKNHLRSREEQKPVEKRWRGTDTALADIALNILCLLMKDRWSWLCTENIHKTIRLLFGTFIERWIEVGIAHLTSAPCWVIYLRVLQDAVWPGGELPVGPRPYRSPEQREKSRLQCLQCLMQLFPELITDMLGSEKCRLVWEHVLESLQDPSINRHLVYCIFDVLLEFLVPEFSKETFQRSFLQSLPGDVERRPSSA from the exons ATGCCTGGTGTTGATGATGCTGGGCCAATCCCGTGGACTCTCTCTGAGTTACTGGGACAAAGGAGCATTCTGGGAGTCGTAGTTCTGATAACATGGTTGGTTTTATTCCACCTTCTGGTAAATGTGTGGCTACTGTGCATCTTTACCAGCCTTTTGGTCGTGCTTTTTGGATGGCTGGGGTCTCGTGTCGCTTTAAATGCCAACAGCCTCCTTTATTTGGAGCATTTCTTGCCCATGAGCGAGTCCCCTCATGCCCACATTTCCACAGATAGTGAGCAAAGACTGGACTGGGAGATTCAGAGCGCCGTCGATAAGGCCTTGCAGGAATTTTTGCTATCATGGTACAGCAGTTTTGCCTCTAAGGGAGGGGATGAATTTGAATGGGAGGTGAGGAATGTCATGCTGGAGGCAGCTGGTGAATTAAAGAGGAGGGCAAAGCTGGTGGACAGAAAGGCATTGGCTCAGAGGGTTCTTGTGCTCTGTGGTGGCCATCTGCAGAGCTTCAGCCAGGCCAAGGAGCTCCaccaaaaagaaagagaaggcAATAGCTCCACACTGTGGAGGTTGTACAGTAAAGTTGACATGCCTCACCCTGCCCTGGCCAGTCCAGCCGCCCAGCTTTGCTATTCCAGAGCGCTAGTAGATCTTCTCATGCATGTCCTCATCCAACAGTCTCACCTGGAAACAAGAACTGGCAGGTACATGGTGGGAGAGCTCATTACATGTAATGTTCTTCTGCCCCTGGTGACAAGAATATCCAACCCAGATTGGTTAAACCAGATGATTGTGGATGTGTTCACCAAGTCGACAGGTGAAGAAGAAACAGTCTGTCCAGGCCCACAGCAATTGCCTCCAGCAGACCTGGAGGAATCCTGTAGCAGTTTTTGTGAGTGTGACCCCCCAATTAATTTTGCCTGTCCAGACACCTCAAGCATGCAGACAGCTTGGTCTATATCTACAGGCCCCCTTCATGATTCTTCTGAATCAAGTTTCCAAAGTCAGTGGTCATCGGATGAAAATGTGCAGAGACAAAGAAGCTCAACGGTGCTTTTCCCAGAAAAAATGATCCAAAATACAGTCGAACTGCTTCGATCTCCATACCGAACCAGCCGCCTCTATGGACACATTGACTGCGATTTGGACTCGCCCACTTCTGAGGAGAAGAAGTCATCCATTGAGTCTCTAGAACAAATCAACTCGGAAGAGGAAACCACTGAGAATTTTTGTGAATGCATATCTCCTTCAGATTTTTGTGGCTTGGTTTGTCTGGAGGAGGAAGCGTTGGGTCTTTTAGGAAAGTGTTTCAAGCAAAACATCATTTCAGAACCCACTTCATGCCCTGAGAGAACTGTGGAAGAGCCAGCAGAAGGACCCCAGACTCAAACAAATGATTCCAACCCCGGAAGCCTAGGTTGGGACTTAGCtggttttgaaaatattgaaagaCCAGTAACAATTCATAACCTGCAGATTACTGGGGCATTCACAGCCAAAAGGCAAAAAACCAACAGCACTCTTTCTTACACTCTTTACAGTGTAAAG tatGAAACTGCAGCAGATTCAGAGACCTCAACTGCTGATCAAACTGTCTTATATCATATAGTAAACCGGCGGTATAGTGAGTTCTTCAATCTTCAGACACGCTTGGAGGAGAGGCCTGATCTCAAGAAGGTCATCAAAT ATGTCAAAGGGCCGAAGAAACTGTTTCCAGAGCTTCCCTTCAGCAACGTAGACACAGACAAAGTGGAAGCCAGGAGAAGCCAACTGGAATCATTCCTCAGG AAGCTTTGCGCCATTCCAGAGGTGGCCAACAGTGAGGAGGTACGCGAGTTTCTTGCCCTCAACACTGATGCCAGAACAGCTTTCCAGAAGAAACCATCGAGTTCACGCATAGACAAG atgatGGAAAACATAGTGGACACTTTGAAGACGGCATTTCCACGCTCAGAGCCCCAAAGCCCAACAGACGAGGGAGACCCACAGAGAAA GCCCCGTCTGAGATTTTCCAGTAAAATGGCACCTTCGCTTAATGTCCCAGACCTGCGACCTAAAGTGACATACTCGTTCAGTGAAAAGTGCTCA GTTCTTAAAGGGTTCTCCCTGTCAGATCTGGAGGGTTTTCTGGATGAACAGGAGATGCAGGTGGATGGGCTCTTTAAGAATCACTTGAGGAGCAGAGAGGAGCAGAAACCTGTAGAGAAGAGATGGAGAGGAACAG ACACGGCCCTGGCCGACATCGCTCTGAATATCTTGTGTTTGCTGATGAAGGACAGGTGGAGCTGGCTATGTACTGAAAACATCCATAAAACCATCAGACTACTCTTTGGCACTTTTATTGAAAG GTGGATAGAGGTAGGCATAGCCCACCTGACCAGTGCCCCATGCTGGGTGATCTATCTACGGGTTCTCCAGGATGCAGTTTGGCCCGGCGGTGAGCTGCCTGTGGGGCCACGGCCATATAGAAGCCCAGAGCAGAGAGAAAAGTCCAGACTTCAGTGCCTACAGTGCCTCATGCAGCTATTCCCAG AGCTAATTACAGACATGCTTGGTTCTGAGAAATGCCGGCTGGTCTGGGAACATGTGCTAGAGTCTTTACAGGACCCCAGTATCAACAG GCACTTGGTTTACTGTATCTTTGACGTGCTACTGGAGTTCCTAGTTCCAGAATTTTCCAAAGAAACGTTCCAGAGGTCTTTTCTTCAGAGTCTTCCAGGGGATGTAGAGAGAAGACCATCATCTGCCTGA